The Methanosphaera sp. BMS genome contains a region encoding:
- a CDS encoding potassium channel family protein, whose product MLDRLSENDKLVIIEFKNFILLLMVIIDFLFIGIVLFNPANSYNTSFFINYDIVVCFLLFMNLIYEYFTSKEQLLPFIYQHKMDILALIPFNYIYLRFFSAYGTFKLVQILNIFKIGSVRENYTGSFKYFVHHRLLKVISLLLICYLLMTSIILYQVDPSVTTLFNSFWYNIATISSVGYGDITPISITGKIIGIFTIIMGIMFVSVFTAAMSSIYMEKNEDETFRKIKEEVDGIESQMDDLSVKVNKLEDDISLLNDKMDILIDKMDDKEE is encoded by the coding sequence ATGTTGGACAGACTATCAGAAAACGATAAATTAGTAATAATAGAATTCAAGAATTTCATTTTATTATTAATGGTAATAATTGATTTTCTATTTATTGGTATTGTACTGTTTAATCCGGCAAATAGTTATAACACGTCTTTTTTCATAAATTATGACATAGTTGTCTGTTTTTTATTATTCATGAATTTAATTTATGAATATTTTACATCCAAAGAGCAGTTACTTCCATTTATCTATCAACATAAGATGGATATACTGGCATTAATACCATTTAATTACATATATCTCAGATTCTTTTCAGCATATGGAACATTCAAATTAGTTCAAATTCTCAACATATTTAAAATTGGCAGTGTGAGAGAAAATTATACCGGTTCATTTAAATATTTTGTACATCATAGATTGCTTAAGGTTATATCATTATTATTGATATGCTATTTGTTAATGACATCAATAATATTATATCAAGTTGATCCATCAGTTACAACATTATTCAACAGTTTCTGGTATAATATTGCAACAATATCCAGTGTTGGCTATGGAGATATAACACCCATTAGCATAACCGGAAAAATCATTGGCATATTTACAATTATTATGGGAATAATGTTTGTTAGTGTATTTACCGCTGCCATGTCTTCAATTTATATGGAAAAGAATGAAGATGAAACTTTTAGAAAAATTAAAGAAGAGGTTGACGGAATAGAAAGTCAAATGGATGACTTATCAGTTAAGGTTAATAAATTGGAAGATGACATTAGCCTATTGAATGATAAGATGGATATCTTAATAGATAAAATGGATGATAAAGAGGAATGA
- a CDS encoding class II glutamine amidotransferase produces the protein MCELFALNASCDVDITDYLKVFYSHCDKHPNGWGLSYLKKDNTVFHKEAVKASESTLLNDILSNRIITNNLLAHIRLATIGDMTVCNCHPFKLTDNNNRRWTLIHNGTIFNYPALDKYEDIQMGNTDSERILHHMVDCVNENEKYEKLDDDALCELINDVICRLSRDNKLNLILSNGQMTFLHSNCEKSLYYLEKDDYIIVSTLALSSEYWIEVDLNTVYAIRDAQIIYKGQAHENKYVISEDDIEFILDNLSDDAMCKLLDSYGSVENIKRQLSNKDK, from the coding sequence ATGTGTGAATTGTTTGCATTGAATGCTAGTTGTGATGTTGATATAACCGATTATTTGAAAGTCTTTTATAGCCACTGCGATAAACATCCAAACGGTTGGGGTTTATCATATCTTAAAAAGGACAATACGGTTTTTCATAAAGAGGCCGTGAAGGCAAGTGAAAGTACATTATTAAATGACATTTTATCCAATAGGATAATCACCAATAATCTATTGGCACATATCAGACTTGCAACTATAGGTGATATGACTGTATGTAACTGTCATCCGTTCAAGTTGACCGATAACAACAATAGACGATGGACTCTTATTCATAATGGAACAATATTCAACTATCCAGCACTGGATAAGTATGAGGATATTCAAATGGGAAATACCGACTCCGAAAGAATACTCCATCACATGGTAGACTGTGTAAATGAGAACGAAAAATATGAAAAACTGGACGATGACGCCTTATGTGAATTGATAAATGACGTCATCTGTCGATTGTCCCGGGACAACAAGCTTAATCTGATATTATCCAATGGCCAAATGACATTCCTTCACAGCAACTGTGAAAAGTCTCTGTATTATCTTGAAAAGGATGATTACATCATCGTATCCACATTGGCCTTAAGCAGTGAATATTGGATTGAAGTAGACCTTAACACGGTCTATGCCATTAGGGATGCACAGATAATCTACAAGGGACAGGCCCATGAGAACAAATATGTCATCAGTGAGGATGACATCGAGTTTATACTGGATAATCTGAGTGATGATGCCATGTGCAAGCTCCTGGATTCATATGGAAGTGTTGAAAATATCAAAAGACAGCTATCAAACAAGGACAAATAA
- a CDS encoding DUF5518 domain-containing protein yields MNLEFDYLTSISIGLFVASLILLVCRFIGYPITGTIIAVLFSSMIAAFIYNPSKKRSVNHKTLRAIAASILFTIFFGVMFLFYYIPKFNSILTTGDMATSLSILLMVTIILFGGLILGSIGGSIGSTFRDIFSVIKKENTDK; encoded by the coding sequence ATGAATTTAGAATTTGACTATTTAACATCTATATCGATTGGATTATTTGTAGCTAGTCTAATCCTATTAGTATGTAGATTCATAGGCTATCCAATAACAGGTACGATAATAGCAGTATTATTCTCCTCAATGATAGCAGCATTCATATACAATCCATCAAAAAAACGTTCTGTTAATCATAAGACATTACGTGCCATAGCAGCAAGCATACTGTTTACAATATTCTTTGGCGTAATGTTCTTATTCTATTACATTCCAAAGTTCAATTCAATCCTAACTACCGGAGACATGGCAACCAGCCTATCAATACTATTGATGGTTACAATAATACTATTCGGCGGTTTGATACTTGGAAGCATTGGTGGAAGTATAGGATCTACATTTAGGGACATATTCTCTGTAATAAAAAAGGAAAACACAGATAAATAA
- a CDS encoding heavy metal translocating P-type ATPase: MKFKIVYDNNLDTLRVRLGKNVISKEQSYGLSQFLSKKDNIQTVKVSSINGSIYIKYTGNKKCILKTLADITRRDIKEAEPTNDELVNETNNRYINKILRKIATRYFFKFFMPLPIRVVRILYEAAPYLASGLDSLRHLRLDVDLLDASSIFVTLTQGMYGPAGSIVFLLGLSEILEEYTIEKTKHSLEKSLMLNINKVWVETETGEEIQIPFTDLKENDHVIVRTGTIIPADGTIIKGMAEINEATMTGESLAVNKKEGNAVFAGTIVEDGNITINVDALNEDTRINQIIDLIESSEEVKAGVQSKAESLADSIVPWNFGVTALTYLLTRDPIKATAALTVDYSCAIKLATPVTVISTMREASEREIVVKGGRYLEAFATADTIIFDKTGTLTKSSPHVAKYVSLGQLSDDEVLRQAACLEEHFPHSVATAIVNKAKELNLTHTEELHSEVEYIVAHGIATTLFGKRTVLGSRHFVIEDEGVTISDEHKQLIQESMDKYSVIYFAIDGNLEGIICIDDPPREEAKDVLKELKSLGIKDIIMLTGDSENAAKTIANELGIDHYRSQVLPEDKASVVEEIKASGKKVIMVGDGINDSPALSAADVSVAMKDSSDLAREVADITLLRPTLEDLVTIRLLSQRMLDLINRNYRYIVVLNTLFMALGIIGIIPPSLTSVLHNGSTMLLSYDSSSSKNYIDIPKVDSS; this comes from the coding sequence ATGAAATTTAAAATAGTTTATGATAATAACTTGGATACATTGCGTGTTCGTCTAGGAAAAAATGTCATTTCCAAGGAACAAAGCTATGGTTTAAGCCAATTTTTATCAAAAAAGGATAATATCCAAACTGTTAAAGTTTCATCTATAAATGGTAGTATATACATTAAATATACTGGTAATAAAAAATGCATACTTAAAACATTAGCTGATATAACTCGTAGAGATATTAAAGAAGCAGAACCTACAAATGATGAACTGGTTAATGAAACAAACAACAGATACATCAATAAGATTCTTAGAAAAATAGCTACCAGGTACTTCTTCAAATTCTTCATGCCGTTACCAATTCGTGTAGTAAGAATTTTATATGAAGCAGCCCCTTATTTGGCTAGTGGATTGGATAGCTTAAGACATTTAAGATTAGATGTTGATTTATTGGATGCATCATCAATATTTGTTACATTAACGCAGGGTATGTATGGACCGGCAGGTTCTATTGTATTCCTCTTAGGATTATCCGAAATATTAGAAGAATACACAATAGAAAAGACAAAACATTCACTTGAAAAAAGTTTAATGCTAAACATTAACAAGGTATGGGTTGAAACAGAAACTGGTGAAGAAATACAAATACCATTTACAGATTTAAAAGAAAACGATCATGTAATTGTACGTACCGGTACTATCATTCCAGCTGATGGAACCATAATCAAGGGAATGGCTGAAATAAATGAAGCTACAATGACCGGTGAATCTTTAGCAGTTAATAAAAAAGAAGGAAATGCAGTATTTGCAGGTACGATTGTTGAAGACGGTAATATAACAATCAATGTCGATGCATTAAATGAAGATACCAGAATCAATCAAATCATAGATTTAATTGAATCATCCGAAGAGGTAAAGGCAGGTGTACAAAGTAAGGCCGAATCATTGGCTGACTCAATTGTACCATGGAACTTCGGAGTAACGGCACTTACTTATCTTTTAACAAGGGATCCTATTAAGGCAACCGCTGCATTGACTGTGGATTATTCATGTGCCATTAAGTTGGCTACGCCGGTTACGGTAATATCAACTATGCGTGAAGCATCTGAACGGGAAATTGTAGTTAAAGGTGGAAGATATCTTGAAGCATTTGCAACTGCTGACACGATAATCTTCGATAAGACAGGTACCTTGACCAAGTCTTCACCTCATGTGGCCAAATACGTATCATTAGGCCAATTATCTGATGATGAGGTATTACGTCAGGCAGCATGTCTTGAAGAACACTTCCCTCACAGTGTAGCTACTGCTATTGTGAATAAGGCTAAAGAATTAAACCTTACACACACTGAAGAGTTACACTCAGAAGTAGAATATATTGTAGCTCATGGTATTGCAACAACATTATTCGGTAAACGTACTGTTCTAGGTAGCAGACACTTTGTAATTGAAGATGAAGGAGTTACCATATCTGATGAGCACAAACAGTTAATCCAGGAAAGTATGGATAAATACTCCGTAATCTACTTTGCAATAGACGGTAACCTTGAAGGTATCATATGTATTGATGACCCTCCAAGAGAGGAAGCTAAGGATGTTCTCAAAGAACTTAAATCATTAGGTATCAAAGATATCATCATGCTTACAGGAGATTCCGAAAATGCGGCCAAGACCATTGCAAATGAATTGGGTATTGATCACTACAGGTCACAGGTTCTTCCTGAAGATAAGGCCAGTGTGGTAGAGGAAATCAAGGCATCAGGTAAGAAGGTTATCATGGTTGGAGATGGAATCAATGATTCACCTGCATTATCTGCCGCTGACGTATCGGTTGCCATGAAGGATTCATCCGACTTGGCAAGAGAGGTTGCCGATATCACATTACTTAGACCTACTTTGGAAGATTTGGTAACTATCAGGTTATTAAGTCAGAGAATGTTGGATTTAATAAACAGAAACTATCGGTATATTGTTGTTCTTAACACTCTATTCATGGCGTTAGGTATAATAGGTATTATTCCTCCATCCTTAACATCCGTATTGCATAACGGTAGTACGATGTTGCTTAGTTATGATAGTTCATCCAGTAAGAACTACATTGATATTCCTAAAGTGGATTCATCCTAA
- a CDS encoding flavodoxin, protein MSEKKLKSYYNEICYTILYKDWQYKNSADAISEVLNVESNDLSVPLDENVDVLFLGTSIYGSSIDPAVIKFFDNLNVDVKKIISFGTSGTMQSSYGQISNLCHVHDIKLDEKEFHAPGAFVGMNADRPNKDDVKAIKEFVKKVTDRGN, encoded by the coding sequence TTGTCAGAGAAAAAATTAAAGAGTTATTATAATGAAATATGCTATACGATACTATACAAAGACTGGCAATACAAAAATTCTGCAGATGCAATATCCGAAGTGCTGAATGTCGAGTCAAATGATTTATCAGTACCTTTAGATGAGAATGTTGATGTCCTGTTTCTGGGTACCAGCATCTACGGTTCAAGTATTGATCCTGCCGTCATTAAATTCTTTGACAACTTGAATGTAGATGTTAAGAAAATCATATCATTCGGAACGTCCGGTACCATGCAGTCATCATATGGACAAATATCCAATTTATGTCATGTGCATGATATCAAACTTGATGAAAAAGAGTTTCACGCTCCGGGTGCATTTGTAGGAATGAATGCTGACAGACCAAATAAAGATGACGTCAAAGCCATTAAGGAATTTGTTAAAAAAGTAACTGATAGAGGAAATTGA
- a CDS encoding right-handed parallel beta-helix repeat-containing protein: protein MSSHRTLRITNSRLKNSTATNGGSLYLYGNTNTTIENNTITGSSANFAGSIFNYGTGNLSVVNNNITCSTARIYGGVLLNHGASICNISRNNISNSRAQWGAVVVSLADVNITENNFHNNTADYGGVIFNWAQINLKDNNFTENNAGIGGCIYNSAECTIEVMNNNFDNNTADDGAVIYNSGECIFNNNNVTSNRVTANDAYVIKSDEDLINDDAEHKMEIRNNKFINNTDYKRDMLIFNNATTKISNNTYNGNYLDLNISSLENLSYVDEVNTILNVKASDRYNTTVNTGNVLLNVNGKDYKFSIKNNASNIQLNSAQLLNENKIKISYNDNDKSFNSQVKTCNVSVYKNTMISIKTDKTVKYRDILKINVNVTDLDKKIVDKGYVIYKINGITLTDANGLIKSNIRNKTVTLDYQLPKNFNIKDYTLEVIYSGNPNNYNVSRNSTKFTIVKTSSVLTVSCDKKTAKMDEKVKFTARINSDYKINEGVMIFKVNGVTLKDKNNKAIVVNVTDNTATVTFTIPDGWSAKPVKVTAVYSNKNFDRLENDTYFNITKTTPKFNISSVKLTTNSLRVKGKLVDSYGHYVSGVNTIVIKINSLTLKNENNKPQVFVVSNGVIDIDYTLLFTLKKNEYKLEFVTGQRNAYTDSRLTVNVKNY, encoded by the coding sequence ATATCCAGTCACAGGACATTAAGGATAACAAATTCACGGTTAAAAAACAGCACAGCCACTAACGGAGGTTCATTATATCTGTATGGTAATACGAATACCACCATAGAAAACAACACCATAACCGGCAGCAGTGCAAATTTTGCAGGCAGCATATTTAACTATGGAACAGGTAATCTGTCGGTAGTTAATAATAATATCACATGCTCTACGGCTCGAATATATGGAGGGGTACTGTTAAATCACGGAGCATCAATTTGTAATATATCCCGAAATAACATATCCAACAGCAGGGCACAATGGGGAGCGGTGGTTGTATCACTAGCTGATGTTAACATAACTGAAAACAACTTCCATAATAATACCGCCGACTATGGTGGAGTAATATTTAATTGGGCACAAATTAATTTAAAAGACAACAACTTCACAGAAAATAATGCAGGTATAGGTGGATGTATATATAACAGTGCTGAATGTACAATTGAAGTCATGAATAACAACTTCGACAACAACACCGCAGATGACGGTGCGGTCATATACAACTCCGGTGAATGCATATTCAACAACAATAACGTAACATCAAATAGGGTAACGGCTAATGATGCATATGTAATCAAATCAGATGAGGATTTGATAAATGATGACGCTGAACATAAGATGGAAATAAGAAACAACAAGTTCATAAACAATACTGACTATAAACGTGACATGCTGATATTCAACAATGCCACAACAAAAATATCCAATAACACATACAATGGCAATTACCTGGACTTAAACATCAGCAGTCTGGAAAACTTATCTTATGTCGATGAAGTTAACACTATATTAAATGTCAAAGCAAGTGACAGATACAATACAACAGTAAACACAGGTAATGTATTATTGAACGTTAACGGTAAAGATTATAAGTTTTCCATAAAAAACAATGCTTCAAACATACAACTGAACTCAGCCCAGCTGCTTAATGAAAACAAGATAAAAATATCATATAATGATAATGATAAAAGTTTCAATTCACAAGTAAAAACATGCAACGTATCTGTATACAAGAATACGATGATATCAATCAAGACGGATAAAACAGTTAAGTATAGGGATATATTGAAGATCAATGTCAATGTAACTGATTTGGATAAGAAAATTGTTGATAAGGGTTATGTGATATATAAAATCAATGGAATAACATTAACTGATGCTAACGGATTGATAAAATCCAATATAAGAAATAAAACGGTAACATTGGACTATCAGTTGCCGAAGAATTTCAACATAAAAGACTATACATTGGAAGTTATCTATAGCGGTAATCCGAATAACTATAACGTAAGTAGAAACTCCACGAAGTTTACCATAGTCAAAACATCATCTGTCCTGACAGTTTCATGTGATAAAAAAACTGCTAAAATGGATGAAAAGGTCAAGTTTACCGCACGAATAAATTCAGATTACAAAATCAATGAGGGAGTCATGATCTTTAAGGTCAATGGTGTAACTCTAAAGGACAAGAACAATAAGGCAATTGTCGTTAATGTCACTGACAATACTGCTACAGTAACATTTACAATCCCTGATGGTTGGAGTGCTAAGCCGGTTAAGGTAACAGCAGTATATTCCAATAAGAACTTTGACAGACTGGAAAACGATACATATTTCAACATTACAAAGACAACACCTAAATTTAACATTTCAAGCGTTAAGTTAACAACAAATAGCTTACGTGTTAAAGGTAAGTTGGTGGATAGTTACGGTCATTATGTATCCGGTGTCAATACGATTGTTATAAAAATCAATTCGCTCACCCTTAAAAACGAAAACAACAAGCCACAAGTATTTGTAGTTTCTAATGGAGTTATAGATATTGACTATACGTTACTGTTTACTCTTAAAAAGAACGAGTATAAACTGGAATTTGTAACCGGACAACGTAATGCTTATACTGACAGTCGTTTAACCGTGAATGTAAAAAATTATTAA
- a CDS encoding glutathione peroxidase: MTIYDFEVKDADGNTVSLSEYKDKVLLIVNSATKCGFTPQYNQLTDIYNEFKDDGFVILDFPCNQFGKQAPGTSTEIKETCRLKFMVEYPIFDKIDVNGENEDPLYTYLKQQQPFTEITGKGAGKLKLVVKATDWNYKNNNDIKWNFTKFLVDRDGNVVRRFEPTEDLDEVKAAVKELL, encoded by the coding sequence ATGACAATTTATGATTTTGAAGTTAAGGATGCAGATGGCAACACTGTATCATTAAGTGAATATAAGGATAAGGTACTGTTAATAGTAAACTCAGCAACCAAATGTGGATTTACCCCACAATATAACCAACTGACAGATATTTACAATGAATTCAAGGATGACGGATTTGTAATACTTGACTTTCCATGTAACCAATTTGGAAAGCAGGCACCCGGTACGTCAACTGAAATCAAGGAGACCTGCAGGTTAAAGTTCATGGTGGAATATCCTATCTTTGATAAGATAGACGTTAACGGTGAAAACGAAGATCCGTTATATACATATCTGAAACAGCAACAACCGTTTACTGAAATTACAGGTAAGGGTGCTGGTAAGCTTAAGTTGGTTGTCAAGGCAACTGACTGGAATTACAAGAACAACAATGACATCAAATGGAATTTCACCAAGTTTTTGGTTGACCGTGACGGAAATGTCGTTAGACGCTTTGAACCAACTGAAGACTTGGATGAGGTTAAGGCTGCTGTCAAAGAGTTATTATAG
- a CDS encoding glutathione peroxidase, with the protein MSIYDFEVKDADGNTVSLSEYKDKVLLIVNSATECGFTPQYNQLTEIYNEFKDDGFVILDFPCNQFGKQAPGTATEIKEACRINFLVEYPIFDKIDVNGENENPLYTYLKREKTFEGFDEDHELTEIIKDVVAKIDADYENNGDIKWNFTKFLVDRDGEVVERFEPTKDLNIVREKIKELL; encoded by the coding sequence ATGAGCATTTATGATTTTGAAGTTAAGGATGCAGATGGCAACACTGTATCATTAAGCGAATATAAAGATAAAGTACTGTTAATAGTAAACTCAGCAACCGAATGTGGATTTACCCCACAATATAACCAACTGACCGAAATTTACAATGAATTCAAGGATGACGGATTTGTAATACTTGACTTTCCATGCAACCAATTTGGAAAGCAGGCACCCGGTACAGCTACCGAAATCAAGGAAGCCTGCAGGATAAACTTCCTCGTGGAATATCCAATCTTCGACAAGATAGACGTAAACGGTGAAAATGAAAATCCGCTATACACATACCTAAAACGTGAGAAGACATTTGAAGGATTCGATGAAGATCATGAACTCACCGAAATAATAAAGGATGTTGTTGCCAAGATAGATGCCGACTATGAAAACAACGGCGACATCAAGTGGAACTTCACGAAATTCCTTGTTGACAGGGATGGAGAAGTTGTTGAAAGATTTGAGCCAACAAAGGATTTGAACATTGTCAGAGAAAAAATTAAAGAGTTATTATAA
- a CDS encoding GNAT family N-acetyltransferase, translated as MNIRPEERTDFKEVEYLIREAFWNVYRPGCHEHYIVHNLRFDSSFVRQLDYVLEVDDKIIGHIAYSKNELIADDDNSIEVVTLGPVAIDPDYQKKGYGSKIIRYTLDKAKELGIKYLFVIGDENYYQRFGFEDASKYNIKFNDIEEDTPFFMINVFDDKSINFENAKYIDNPIFKVDEEKLDNFDENFPPKTKEVRDNHLKI; from the coding sequence ATGAATATCAGGCCAGAAGAAAGAACGGATTTTAAAGAAGTTGAATATCTAATAAGGGAGGCTTTCTGGAATGTATACCGTCCGGGCTGCCATGAACACTACATAGTACATAATCTTAGATTTGACTCATCCTTTGTCAGACAACTTGATTATGTGCTGGAAGTGGATGATAAAATAATAGGTCACATAGCATATTCTAAAAATGAGTTGATTGCGGATGATGACAATAGCATTGAAGTTGTAACACTTGGACCGGTCGCCATTGATCCGGATTACCAGAAAAAAGGCTATGGCAGTAAGATAATACGCTACACCCTTGATAAGGCCAAGGAGTTGGGCATCAAATATCTATTTGTAATTGGTGATGAAAACTATTATCAAAGATTTGGATTTGAAGATGCATCAAAATACAATATCAAATTCAATGATATTGAAGAAGACACGCCATTTTTCATGATTAACGTATTTGATGATAAATCCATAAACTTTGAAAATGCAAAGTACATTGATAATCCAATATTTAAGGTGGATGAAGAAAAGTTGGACAATTTCGATGAGAACTTCCCGCCAAAAACAAAAGAAGTAAGGGATAATCATTTAAAAATCTAA
- a CDS encoding Sir2 family NAD-dependent protein deacetylase codes for MKDTSENIGRLKEVFDNTDNILIGAGAGLSTASGIEYSGRRFEDNFRDFIKKYDFTDMYTSGFYPFETEEEKWAYWSKHIYLNNVGMSATPLYEKIHELVKDKNYFVITTNVDDQFYKASFDSARIFRMQGSYRYIQCQKACHDKLYDNTQLVKEMIDSIDDDLRIASELVPKCPVCGGPMDTNLRKDNYFVEDEYWHAQKDAYVNYLNSVKNENTLLLEFGVGFNTPSIIRFPFEEMAFNNDKWTLARINKDHLELMVKLKYNYKLLTVEDLDEMGLKSIFLDRYIPLNDDVELVIDELLK; via the coding sequence ATGAAAGATACATCAGAGAATATAGGTAGATTGAAGGAGGTATTTGACAATACAGATAATATCCTAATAGGTGCAGGTGCAGGTCTTTCAACTGCAAGCGGCATAGAATATAGTGGGAGGAGATTTGAGGATAACTTCAGGGACTTTATTAAAAAGTATGACTTTACCGACATGTACACCTCAGGCTTTTATCCCTTTGAGACCGAGGAGGAAAAATGGGCATACTGGTCAAAGCACATATACCTGAATAATGTTGGCATGTCTGCAACCCCTCTTTATGAAAAGATTCATGAATTGGTAAAGGACAAGAACTACTTTGTTATTACCACCAATGTCGATGATCAGTTTTACAAGGCATCCTTCGATAGTGCCCGTATTTTCAGGATGCAAGGAAGCTACAGGTATATTCAATGTCAGAAGGCATGTCATGATAAGCTTTATGACAACACTCAACTTGTCAAAGAGATGATTGACAGCATTGATGATGATTTGAGGATAGCATCAGAGCTGGTTCCTAAGTGTCCCGTATGCGGTGGTCCTATGGATACCAATCTTCGCAAGGATAACTATTTTGTAGAGGATGAATATTGGCATGCACAAAAGGATGCATATGTGAATTATCTTAATAGCGTTAAAAATGAGAATACATTGCTATTGGAGTTTGGCGTTGGATTTAACACTCCGTCAATCATAAGATTTCCGTTTGAGGAAATGGCTTTCAATAACGATAAATGGACATTGGCCCGTATCAACAAGGACCACCTGGAGCTGATGGTTAAGCTCAAGTATAACTATAAGTTGTTGACGGTTGAAGATTTGGATGAAATGGGATTGAAGAGCATTTTTCTTGACAGGTACATTCCATTGAATGATGATGTTGAACTTGTTATAGATGAATTGTTAAAGTAG
- a CDS encoding TrkH family potassium uptake protein, whose product MNTFTINKIKPAELKTIGHYTGYVSIVLGLLMIIPIICAYIYNDPDIYFHSFILSAIINIAVGLVLYVFFNTKSITNLSLKGSLIFVMSIWGFTSLFASLPYFISGDLSFIDAFFEGMSGITTTGFSMYDVYTFPYSISIWRCLIQWFGGLGIIFLLLVIVPSSVSLKRLYFAEGKTEQMTPNIKHTSTIFIKVYLILTALAISMYILGGLDIFDSICYSFVGIATGGYSIHPEHINNFTNPVIQLITIVVMIMGATNFIVHYRIMKGNWRKLHKDVEIRAMFAIIIIATALIFISLYINGLYGQDAILIFRHSLFQVVSILTSTGFLSTDINIWTPFSYYILVLLMLCGGAVCSTAGGIKIYNVVVMFKAIWWETQQMFLPTNTVIKRKIYHDQKKREISKDTIRTILVYIIAYVLLFIVSTLIVLMFCKNLEISFTIVAASIGNTGVGPSFISPSLPLVVKIVLIIDFWAGRIGVWPLLLSIVYMFYMLQSKVESKNE is encoded by the coding sequence ATGAATACTTTTACAATAAATAAGATAAAACCGGCCGAACTAAAAACTATCGGTCATTATACCGGTTATGTTTCAATAGTGCTGGGTTTATTGATGATAATTCCTATTATATGTGCCTACATATATAATGATCCGGACATATATTTCCATTCATTCATATTATCTGCCATCATTAATATAGCGGTAGGTCTAGTTTTATATGTCTTTTTCAATACAAAAAGCATTACAAATCTATCACTCAAGGGATCATTAATATTTGTTATGAGCATTTGGGGTTTTACCTCCCTGTTTGCATCACTGCCATATTTCATATCAGGCGACTTATCATTTATTGACGCATTTTTTGAAGGCATGAGCGGTATTACAACTACAGGCTTTTCGATGTATGACGTATACACCTTCCCATATTCAATATCTATATGGAGATGTCTAATACAATGGTTTGGCGGTTTGGGAATCATATTCCTGCTCTTGGTTATAGTGCCATCATCCGTAAGCCTTAAACGACTGTACTTTGCAGAGGGTAAAACAGAACAGATGACGCCAAACATCAAACATACATCCACAATATTTATCAAGGTATATCTAATATTAACCGCACTTGCAATAAGCATGTACATACTTGGAGGATTGGATATCTTCGATTCCATATGCTACTCATTTGTAGGTATAGCTACCGGCGGTTATTCGATTCATCCCGAACACATAAACAACTTCACAAATCCAGTAATCCAACTAATCACGATCGTGGTAATGATAATGGGTGCTACAAACTTCATAGTACACTATAGAATTATGAAGGGAAACTGGAGAAAGCTACACAAGGATGTTGAAATAAGGGCAATGTTTGCCATTATCATAATAGCAACGGCACTCATATTCATAAGTCTATACATCAACGGTTTATATGGTCAGGATGCCATACTGATATTCAGACACTCACTATTCCAGGTAGTGTCAATTCTGACGTCCACCGGATTTCTGTCAACCGACATAAATATATGGACACCATTTAGCTATTACATACTTGTACTGTTGATGCTATGTGGAGGAGCCGTATGTTCCACTGCAGGTGGAATAAAGATATATAATGTAGTGGTCATGTTCAAGGCGATATGGTGGGAAACACAGCAGATGTTTCTACCGACAAATACGGTTATAAAAAGAAAAATATATCATGACCAGAAAAAACGTGAAATATCAAAGGATACCATAAGAACAATACTTGTATACATAATAGCATATGTACTATTATTTATAGTAAGTACGCTGATAGTCTTGATGTTCTGTAAGAATTTGGAGATATCATTTACTATAGTGGCCGCATCAATTGGAAATACCGGTGTAGGACCGTCATTCATATCACCATCACTTCCGTTGGTGGTAAAAATAGTACTGATTATAGATTTCTGGGCGGGCAGGATTGGCGTATGGCCATTGTTACTTTCAATCGTATACATGTTTTACATGCTACAAAGTAAAGTGGAAAGTAAAAATGAATAA